A single window of Onychostoma macrolepis isolate SWU-2019 chromosome 16, ASM1243209v1, whole genome shotgun sequence DNA harbors:
- the LOC131521652 gene encoding uncharacterized protein LOC131521652 yields MWYRVRNTVQSEALPCLVGKRIFSRSSASPFLPETGQMKTSSGESPPGCRGPRPSYLMDVAESNVTESSCMSPHFSLSSLPNLVRVDKHMFLHIRHVALSTNMLVLEPTHCPVKLLAGQNKSAGHFFLTEAEEKTSVSEERPPGRRGSRPANHLMGMATRNGSEPLCESDLKTTAPLSLPRLPSFASRPMRMDKRTSLLGHRVDVSTKMPVLEPTHVPVKPLADPQKRCSVVVARNLTSFQGI; encoded by the coding sequence ATGTGGTACAGAGTGAGAAATACTGTCCAGAGTGAGGCGCTGCCATGCCTAGTAGGCAAACGGATTTTTAGCAGATCTTCTGCATCTCCCTTCTTGCCTGAGACTGGACAAATGAAGACATCTTCAGGTGAAAGTCCTCCAGGATGTCGCGGGCCAAGACCTTCCTATTTAATGGATGTGGCAGAGAGCAATGTCACAGAATCTTCATGTATGTCTCCTCACTTTTCCTTATCCTCATTGCCCAATCTTGTGAGGGTGGACAAACATATGTTTCTACATATACGCCATGTTGCTTTGTCCACGAACATGCTTGTTCTAGAACCAACCCACTGTCCTGTGAAACTTCTTGCTGGACAGAACAAGTCCGCTGGACATTTCTTCTTGACAGAAGCTGAAGAGAAGACATCAGTTTCAGAAGAAAGACCTCCGGGACGTCGAGGGTCCAGACCTGCTAACCATTTAATGGGCATGGCAACGAGAAACGGCAGTGAACCTTTATGTGAGTCTGATCTGAAAACTACCGCTCCCCTCTCCTTACCCCGGCTACCCAGTTTTGCAAGTCGACCAATGAGGATGGACAAACGTACGTCTCTGCTTGGACATCGTGTTGATGTGTCCACAAAAATGCCTGTTCTGGAACCAACCCATGTTCCTGTGAAGCCTCTTGCTGACCCACAGAAAAGATGCAGTGTTGTTGTGGCAAGGAATCTCACATCTTTTCAGGGTATTTGA